Proteins from a single region of Lonchura striata isolate bLonStr1 chromosome 34, bLonStr1.mat, whole genome shotgun sequence:
- the LOC144247839 gene encoding serine/threonine-protein kinase pim-1-like — protein sequence MEPPEGWNPYGWPARRTQWLVSALTSHYGLERGWRTRSPAWGWAGIAALWLRLARARPRPRRRVRPRRRRLPGPAEDTRGTAAPAAPAAASPARAPPLGSAAAGPEPPVSRCRDRRPGDGRPEALGGRSGAAPGPGPSADSRVPPAGKAQEALQERYRVGSLLGRGGFGRVFAATRLSDGAPVAIKRVPRNRVRRWGELPDGTSVPLEIVLLDKVSTGFPGVVQLLEWLELPNSIMMVLERPERSQDLLHFIRARRFLSEEVARELFRQVLEAVRHCTSRGVLHRDIKPENILVDLATGQAKLIDFGCGTYLQDTAYTDFAGTLSYSPPEWTRLGWYHGEAATIWSLGILLHQMVCGQHPFRRGRKISWDHQLSLPQRLSLECQELIRWCLSMHFLDRPSLEDLFCEPWIQDSHLS from the exons tgcctggggctgggccgGCATCGCCGCCCTTTGGCTCCGCCtggcccgagcccggccccggccccgccgcagggTCCGGCCCCGGCGCCGGCGCCTCCCGGGCCCCGCGGAGGACACACGCGGcacggccgctcccgccgcccccgctgCGGCTTCCCCGGCCCGAGCTCCGCCGCtcggcagcgcggccgccggcCCCGAGCCTCCCGTGTCCCGTTGCCGAGACCGAAGGCCTGGGGATGGCCGGCCCGAGGCGCTCGGGGGGCGCtcgggggccgctcctggccccgggccgagcgctgacagccgcgtcccgcccgcagggaaggcgcaggaggccctGCAGGAGCGGTACCGAGTGGGTTCGCTGCTGGGGCGCGGCGGCTTCGGCAGAGTGTTCGCAgccacgcggctctcggacggcgccccg gtggccatcaaaagggtgccacggaaccgcgtccggcgctggggcgagctg CCCGACGGCACCAGCGTACCCCTGGAGATCGTCCTGCTGGACAAGGTGTCCACCGGCTTCCCTGGTGTGGTCCAGCTGCTGGAGTGGCTTGAGCTCCCCAACAGCATCATGATGGTGCTGGAGCGGCCGGAGCGGTCTCAGGACCTCCTGCATTTCATTCGGGCACGGAGGTTCCTGTCTGAAGAGGTGGCACGGGAGCTGTTccgccaggtgctggaggctgtgcGGCATTGCACCAGCCGCGGGGTCCTGCACCGTGACATAAAACCAGAGAACATCCTGGTTGACCTGGCCACTGGCCAGGCAAAATTGAtcgactttggctgtggcaccTATCTGCAAGACACAGCCTACACTGACTTTGCAG GAACACTGTCATACAGCCCCCCGGAATGGACCCGCTTGGGCTGGTACCATGGCGAGGCAGcaacgatctggtccctgggcatCCTGCTGCACCAGATGGTCTGCGGGCAGCACCCTTTCAGGAGGGGCCGGAAGATCAGCTGGGACCATCAGCTGTCGCTGCCACAGCGGCTCTCTCtag AGTGCCAAGAACTTATCAGGTGGTGCTTATCCATGCACTTCTTGGACAGACCTTCCTTAGAAGACCTGTTCTGTGAACCTTGGATACAGGATAGTCACCTGTCATAG